In Nicotiana tabacum cultivar K326 chromosome 11, ASM71507v2, whole genome shotgun sequence, a single window of DNA contains:
- the LOC107824170 gene encoding acyl-CoA--sterol O-acyltransferase 1-like, with product MEGNISNVIKYWIEGEIETFIKVWLSIYASLCYCYLVTKIIPKGLFRLFSFLPMICFFLYLPLKINSVHLCGNTAFFISWLCNFKLLLLAFDHGPLSDSSLSIPKFLILACLPIKIQQKFQEKSELSVQNGVNRGKLHQNGHFQETPSTKSAERISSVQTRKDFDKNGHFQETPALNSAAKTENNPFQDGHFHETPSQKSAEKCTGVQNGKYSNQNGHFQERPFPSSGKSKSVLNYGIKALLFALILRVYDYSDYMHPHIIMVIYCFHIYLSLEIILAIVSGLAHGLLGLELEPQFNEPYLSTSLQDFWGRRWNLIVTCILRPTVYNPTLSLSTNILGRKWAPLPAVMGTFVVSGLMHELIFYYLGRVKPTWEITWFFLLHGVCLNIEICIKKAINGEFKLPRIIGTIWTVGFVMITGFWLFFPQLLRCNSDVRAFEEYEAIGAFFKDVTNAVNLTFLRHKRI from the coding sequence ATGGAGGGAAATATAAGTAATGTGATCAAATATTGGATTGAAGGAGAAATTGAAACTTTTATTAAGGTATGGTTATCAATTTATGCATCACTATGCTACTGTTATTTAGTTACTAAAATTATTCCAAAAGGTTTATTTAGGCTCTTCTCTTTTCTCCCTATGATTTGTTTTTTCCTCTATCTCCCTCTCAAAATTAACTCTGTTCATCTTTGTGGTAACACTgcttttttcatttcttggctTTGCAATTTTAAGCTTCTTCTCCTTGCTTTTGACCATGGTCCACTTTCTGATTCTTCACTTTCTATCCCTAAATTTCTAATCCTTGCTTGCCTCCCCATCAAGATTCAgcaaaaatttcaagaaaaatcTGAACTTTCTGTTCAAAATGGGGTTAATAGAGGTAAACTTCATCAAAATGGCCATTTTCAAGAAACCCCATCAACAAAGTCAGCTGAAAGAATTTCTAGTGTACAAACAAGAAAGGATTTTGACAAAAATGGACATTTTCAAGAAACACCAGCTCTCAACTCAGCTGCTAAAACTGAAAATAACCCTTTTCAAGATGGTCATTTTCATGAAACCCCATCTCAAAAATCAGCTGAAAAATGTACTGGTGTTCAAAATGGGAAGTATAGTAACCAAAATGGCCATTTTCAAGAAAGGCCATTTCCATCTTCTGGAAAATCCAAGTCAGTTCTGAATTATGGCATAAAGGCACTTCTTTTTGCCTTAATTCTTAGAGTATATGACTATAGTGACTATATGCATCCCCATATAATTATGGTCATTTATTGCTTCCACATATACCTTAGCTTAGAAATCATTCTAGCCATTGTTTCGGGCTTGGCCCATGGGCTTCTCGGGCTTGAGCTCGAACCACAGTTCAATGAACCATATTTATCTACTTCACTACAAGATTTCTGGGGCCGGCGTTGGAATCTCATTGTCACTTGTATCCTTCGCCCCACGGTATACAATCCAACTTTAAGCCTTTCCACAAATATTTTGGGCCGGAAGTGGGCCCCACTTCCTGCCGTGATGGGCACGTTCGTTGTATCAGGCCTAATGCACGAGCTGATATTTTACTATTTGGGCCGGGTTAAGCCCACTTGGGAAATCACCTGGTTCTTTTTGTTACATGGAGTGTGTTTAAACATTGAGATTTGTATTAAGAAGGCGATTAATGGCGAGTTTAAACTGCCTAGGATTATCGGGAcgatctggaccgttggattTGTTATGATCACGGGTTTTTGGCTGTTCTTTCCTCAGTTGTTAAGGTGTAATTCTGATGTTAGAGCATTTGAGGAGTACGAAGCTATTGGTGCATTCTTTAAGGATGTTACAAATGCTGTGAATTTAACATTTTTGAGACATAAGCGGATCTAA